From Topomyia yanbarensis strain Yona2022 chromosome 1, ASM3024719v1, whole genome shotgun sequence, one genomic window encodes:
- the LOC131694212 gene encoding uncharacterized protein LOC131694212, whose amino-acid sequence MRYTMLEKDLFTYRFIQGGKELYEFDRANTPSPHIRTVQRYLSKSAECSTEGKLMIRELKEYLERNRYPLAICWSEDATRITGGIEYNLNEDKLSGLVAPIGTNGMPIMNLFKCSSPRKVLADIQDNPIGRNVQLCMAQPICMDAAPFCILYYCTNNKFSTSDVLNKWNFVQAEMDKEDIKVVCIATDGDSRFIGAMLKKMKLPNHTDNPFSAWFVSNTNNDSLCVQDPTHLANKFRTRLVNQTKQLILGRLQVSKIHLEELVRDVSKDQHGLAEGDLSDKDKMKFRPVEKITSEQVMSSLDQHIPLSNGTVAYLKNISCIISSYMDPSLSPAQRIFNVWKALFLIRCWRNWCISKHNNIQNCITTNAYWGLEINAHTLINFVVLCRTKNLEFTITLLQSQTCEGIFRDARSLFTSTESTIVNFTMQGFEARLNKIQTKRDIMARQRHNLAFPRLKATSIFPRKEVLPGDIEISAVVEQAKQAALEIALELGFDFDDISFEESIVLRQPKPKPTLECGNFEFVTIPEELITDGKDDIYESAELFSNIGETLNLKDSSNFKHVFRIRNRKNKIVHVKKRTFIWMLTSGLQKCSTDRLYRFRDSGLEAAAINGVRDSNAVYTDITVGVFVLLKIKKRFAVCKVYGFKYLKGKNCSCSLSTMPVKVPEGARSRGVELLGSFFDIVPCDEDYNLDLISNTKTENIECYVSHLMKPSIYSSILHYAGVTVSYIQNLN is encoded by the exons ATGCGGTATACTATGCTGGAAAAAGATCTTTTTACATATAG ATTCATACAAGGAGGCAAGGAACTCTACGAGTTCGATCGAGCAAACACTCCTTCACCGCACATTCGGACAGTGCAACGTTATTTAAGCAAAAGTGCTGAATGTTCTACGGAGGGCAAGCTGATGATAAGAGAGCTGAAGGAATATCTGGAAAGAAACCGATACCCACTTGCAATATGCTGGAGCGAAGATGCGACCAGAATTACCGGTGGCATTGAATATAATCTGAACGAAGACAAACTCTCTGGTCTGGTAGCACCAATCGGCACAAATGGAATGCCCATCATGAACCTATTTAAATGTTCTTCACCACGGAAAGTTTTAGCTGATATACAAGATAACCCTATCGGACGCAACGTTCAACTATGCATGGCTCAACCCATTTGTATGGACGCAGCTCCATTTTGTATACTTTACTACTGCACgaacaataaattttcaacatcCGATGTTCTAAACAAGTGGAACTTTGTTCAAGCTGAAATGGACAAAGAAGACATTAAAGTTGTTTGCATAGCAACTGATGGTGATAGCCGATTCATTGGAGCtatgttgaaaaaaatgaagCTACCGAATCATACCGACAATCCCTTTAGTGCTTGGTTCGTATCCAACACCAACAATGACAGTCTATGCGTTCAGGATCCAACTCATCTAGCGAATAAATTTCGGACGAGGCTTGTCAATCAGACCAAGCAGTTGATACTCG GTCGGCTTCAGGTATCGAAAATACATTTAGAAGAACTAGTGCGTGATGTTTCGAAAGACCAACACGGCTTGGCCGAAGGAGACCTTAGTGACAAGGACAAGATGAAATTTCGACCAGTAGAAAAAATTACATCTGAACAAGTCATGTCAAGCCTCGATCAGCATATTCCTCTTTCCAACGGCACTGTGGCATacctgaaaaatatttcatgcatCATATCCTCGTACATGGATCCATCGTTATCGCCGGCGCAACGAATCTTTAACGTGTG GAAAGCTCTGTTCCTGATTAGGTGCTGGCGCAATTGGTGCATCTCGAAGCATAACAATATACAAAACTGTATAACGACTAATGCCTACTGGGGACTGGAAATAAACGCCCACACGTTAATTAATTTCGTTGTTCTATGTAGAACAAAGAATCTTGAATTCACAATAACACTACTTCAAAGTCAGACATGTGAAGGAATTTTTCGTGATGCTCGCTCATTATTCACATCAACAGAATCTACTATAGTCAATTTTACGATGCAAGGATTCGAAGCTCGTCTGAATAAAATACAAACCAAAAGAGACATCATGGCAAGACAACGACACAATCTGGCTTTTCCTCGATTGAAGGCTACTTCTATTTTCCCGCGCAAAGAAGTACTTCCCGGTGATATCGAAATATCCGCTGTAGTGGAGCAAGCCAAGCAAGCAGCATTGGAAATCGCGCTCGAATTGGGATTTGATTTTGATGATATTTCATTCGAAGAAAGCATCGTTTTAAGGCAGCCAAAGCCAAAACCAACACTTGAGTGTGGAAATTTTGAATTCGTTACTATTCCCGAAGAATTGATAACAGATGGCAAAGACGATATATATGAATCAGCCGAACTGTTTTCCAACATTGGAGAAACCTTGAATTTAAAGGATTCCAGCAATTTTAAGCATGTCTTCAGGATAAGAAATCGAAAGAATAAAATTGTTCATGTGAAAAAGAGGACCTTTATATGGATGCTGACATCTGGATTACAAAAATGCTCGACGGATAGATTGTATCGTTTTCGTGATTCTGGACTGGAAGCTGCCGCAATTAATGGAGTGAGAGACTCAAACGCAGTATATACAGACATTACAGTAGGTGTGTTTGTTCTGCTGAAAATCAAGAAACGTTTCGCTGTCTGTAAGGTGTATGGATTTAAATATCTCAAAGGGAAGAATTGTTCATGCTCATTATCAACGATGCCAGTGAAGGTTCCTGAAGGTGCGCGATCAAGAGGTGTTGAACTACTGGGTAGTTTTTTCGATATTGTGCCATGCGACGAGGATTACAATTTAGATCTGATTAGTAATACTAAAACTGAAAATATCGAATGTTATGTGTCACACTTGATGAAACCATCGATATATTCATCAATATTGCATTATGCAGGAGTGACCGTATCGTacattcaaaatttgaattag